NNNNNNNNNNNNNNNNNNNNNNNNNNNNNNNNNNNNNNNNNNNNNNNNNNNNNNNNNNNNNNNNNNNNNNNNNNNNNNNNNNNNNNNNNNNNNNNNNNNNNNNNNNNNNNNNNNNNNNNNNNNNNNNNNNNNNNNNNNTAAATGTTAATTTGCTCTTTTCCCCAATCTGCAAGCAAGTAAGGGGGGGCTTACGATAAAAGGTAGCTTCAATTCTATGAGGATTCACATGATAACCACAACTACACTCAAAATGAGAGATATGATGAGTGATGACACActtatttttaaacaataatagTAATTGCAAAGGTACATATATGGTCATGGGTTTGCTTTGGATGTTCACGATACGTTACCCTGACAAATCTGTGTGTTTCTAAATCATATTCTTTTGTGACACACAAAAGGAAGGCGTAGAATATGGGAATTTGCAATTGCAATATTTGGGAATGCCTCTTTGCTCTTTTTGTATTCGTATAcggtgaaaaaaaaagagagacaaataagaaaaaataagataaaaaaaatactgcACATCTTTTTTCCTTAACTCAAAAGGTTGACACGTTTCTACAAAACTAGCATCCCGATGAACCCAGAAGAAACACAAACCTGTTTCCTCTGTGATGCTACTGCTTCCTCCAGCACAGGTGTTCATATGGAGGCTACTCGACAATTTCCTAGCAGAGTGGAACCAAACATGAAACGAACACGTAAAGGTGAATTCATGCAGGATTAAATAACAAAGTTTGAGATCAGAGAACCCTAGAATGACCGAAAGATAAAGATTTAGTAGAGCTACAAGTTTGTACCTGCTTGATTGCATTTCCAACTCCCAAGCTCTGCAATGAACTCGTGGTCAAACAACGCGCATGGACGATAGGACCACTGGCCTCACTGTTGGCTGGAGAATCGGTCAGGTAAGAAGCTCCCTTGAACATCCATTGAGCCGTTTCTTGACTGAAATAATCCTCAAACACTTCTCCACATAATATACATGCGCATTGGGTCTCATCAGCAGCTACGGCTGGAGTATCCTCAATAGCACTCTCAGGTTCACTTAGAATTTCCTCATATTCAGGTTCTAACTCTCCAGATTTTGCTGCTATCCAGTCATCAACCTTTGGAAACCAAACCCTACATTTACTGTTTGTGCCACTGAGCTCGAGCTTCTTCTTTTCATGCAGCTCCAGGTGCCTATCAagttcttccttttctttaagGCGAATGCCGCAGGAGGTGCAGAGATGTGGAAGGTCATCAAAGAGACTACTAATGACCAAGGGGTGAACTTCGCGGATTTTGTATGCCCTAAACTTCAATCCTAAGAGGTCTTTGGGttcagtttttgttgtttcagacGGTGCAACTAACTCTTTTACCTTTGAGGCAGTAGATGGCCCCTTTTTCACCGAAACGGATGGCTGAGCATCTGATGGGACCACAGATACAGACAAAGAGCTATTGGTGGAATGATCAGGACTATAGTCCTGCGTTATGGAAGGAGGCGATGGCAGCTCTTTCTTTGAAGCAGATATCAAACCCTTTGAAACTAATGAGCTCAAGAGGCATGAAAGAGGATCTGCGGCCTTACTATTCTCTTTGGCCTTACTATTCTCTTCTGACGTTTGTACCGATGTGATGTCAGTAAGAGACGCTGCACATGAGACAAGTGGTGCAGAGGATTGTTCAACTTTTAAACGAGCCAATAAATTGTCACCAGCAACTGGAATTGGCAAAGTCTTTGGCTTAGAGGCTGCTGAGAGGGCGGCTAGTACCCCTGGGCTAATCTCATTCTGAGAACTCTTCTTGAGCGCACCACAAGTTGAATTAATAGAAAGGATTCCACTCTTCATGACAGCTTCCAGCAAATCACTCATGTTGGATTGTCCTGTAGCTTCAGAGGCAATAGAAAGGTCTGGCGCATTTTCAGTTGCTGACTTAGAGTCAAATATTCCCACTTGAGATGCATCAGGTAGTTCACGCATATTTGCGTTTTTAAACTGACTACTTAAAGATGGGAGCCGTACAGAGTCATCCCTGGGGACATTCTGAGATTTTGCTGGAAACCGGGAAGCCCTTGGATCACGTTGAGGAAGGGAATGAGCTCTTCTAACATCTTGCTTGGTCACATTCTGTTTAGAAGTTGAATCATGTAAAGGCGACTGTCTATCTGGGCTTGGCAAAATTCCAGAGCCGACAATCCTAGGTTGAGGCTGAATTCCCTTTCTAGCTGCAGTAGAGGTTGCATTGATAGAAGAAAAAACTTCTGAATCATGCAAAGATTGTGGAGAAGGCGTCCAGTGGCCAAAAATACTTGGATCTTTTTGTTCGTTGGAATATGTATTTGTTGAATTCACTGGGTCGAACCTTGGGTCCAGAGCTGAAAACCTTGGTCGTTTAATAAGGTGGGTTTCCGATCCCTACAAGATGGGAGAAGGTTAAGAGTCAACAAATTAAATGAGACACATCACAATAAAAAGGAATTCAAATTACTATATAGCTAACCAGTCTCTCTGATTCATCTGGTGCATGAAGCTCATTCTTTGGGTTGATAGTGGCAACATCAGTTTCTGATAACCTTGAGTGCATATCCCACATAAACTCTTCTTCCTCCGAGTTTTTCCAACTATCATAAGGTACACCTATATTTCTGCTGGGACCActtgtttccaaattttctagTCTAGCCATACCATAGTTGGAAGTTCTGCTTTTAGTATGTAACCCATCCCTTTGGTCAGAAATCAGATCAGGACCCCTGCTCATAGCTCCGTACCATTGTTTCTCACATCCGTCATCAGTAACCCTTGAACCGACTTTCTTAATCACCGATCTAGAGTTATGGGATAGATCAGAAGCGTAATCATATTCCCCTGCTATTGACTCAATATCTTTCTCGTAGAGGGGTTCACTAGGTCGCCGAATGGTCTGAAATTTAAATACACAATCAGTACACCGCAGTTAGATATAAAACTGTAACCATGCCAAGGCAAAATCCTCTTACATTTACTTTAGCTGAACCTATCCACGANGACTTCTGAATCATGCAAAGATTGTGGAGAAGACGTCCAGTGGCCAAAAATACTTGGATCTTTTTGTTCGTTGGAATATGTATTTGTTGAATTCACTGGATCGAACCTTGGGTCCAGAGCTGAAAACCTTGGTCGTTTAATAAGGTGGGTTTCCGATCCCTACAAGATGGGAGAAGGTTAAGAGTCAACAAATTAAATGAGACACATCACAATAAAAAGGAATTCAAATTACTATATAGCTAACCAGTCTCTCTGATTCATCTGGTGCATGAAGCTCATTCTTTGGGTTGATAGTGGCAACATCAGTTTCTGATAACCTTGAGTGCATATCCCACATAAACTCTTCTTCCTCCGAGTTTTTCCAACTATCATAAGGTACACCTATATTTCTGCTGGGACCActtgtttccaaattttctagTCTAGCCATACCATAGTTGGAAGTTCTGCTTTTAGTATGTAACCCATCCCTTTGGTCAGAAATCAGATCAGGACCCCTGCTCATAGCTCCGTACCATTGTTTCTCACATCCGTCATCAGTAACCCTTGAACCGACTTTCTTAATCACCGATCTAGAGTTATGGGATAGATCAGAAGCGTAATCATATTCCCCTGCTATTGACTCAATATCTTTCTCGTAGAGGGGTTCACTAGGTCGCCGAATGGTCTGAAATTTAAATACACAATCAGTACACCGCAGTTAGATATAAAACTGTAACCATGCCAAGGCAAAATCCTCTTACATTTACTTTAGCTGAACCTATCCACGAGCCTCCAGATGCTATGCTTGAAACTCTCTCCAGTCTATCTGAATCCCTAGTCAAATTGGGTTCGATCTCAGGGACATCAGTAACCATTCCTTTTGTCTGAAAAGAAAACCGAAATACACTCAGGCCACTATTATTTAAGTAGGTATGTAGCCTCTACTTATATCCAGAGACCTCAGGACCCTATGAAAGAATTTTATTGCAGCCATAAATAGCTACGCTGCTATCTAAAAACCAATAAACATATGTACCCTACATTTATGAACACACTTAGAACAGAGAATTCCTGAAGGTTAGGGTGTATCATCACTAATAACTTTAAGAGGCTACAAATATACTTTGGTCTTTGCTTACCCGTCCAGACTGTTGAAGGCGCTGCCTTTCTAGATACTTGGGATTCACATGGATGCTATGTGGCGGGCGCTGAGATTGCGGATCACCTCTGGCTGTGGATACAACAGCTGCTGAACCATCACTTTTAGCATTAAAACCAAGTTCTTTCTCTATAATTTGAAGTGTTTGCGGATGAAAGACTCCTTTCCAGGTTCCAAAGAGATGCCGCATATTAGAATGCATAGGAGGGTCAACTTGCCTGTAAGCCTTAACAAATACCTTCACAGACGGAAAAAGATGGAGATCAGAGATAAAGTTGCGAGGGAAAAGACATTCTATGACCATGAGTATTAACAAAGCACCAAACCTCAGGCAGCCTGGCACCAAAGTACTTAATGTAATCTCTTCCGATGTTCTTCACAATGCTGTCTAACAGGTACAGTGTTGGCAGCTTCTGATCACTTGGTACCTGCATAATACTCTTCTAATCAGATACCCAGAAGAAAAAAGGCCAAGTTGATCTCACAGACAGTAACATTGAGTATTTCCGCACTTAAGGTAATAAAAAATGTCAATAAGTTAATGGTGAACTAGAATCAAAAGCACAAACCATGATGACATTCAAGCTAATACTAACATATATCCTCACAACTAGGAATCCAATAATAGACACAAATAACCATTAGACGATCCAAATGACAACTATAAGCCCAGTATGGCAGAGTGAAAACACTAGCTGAAGTGAGAACCAGTGAAATAGCAATTCTTGTTTCCCGACCCACTTGATTGATCAGGCTCCTTCAATTGAATGCTTCCTTGCTACCCAAAGATGAGTAAAAGCTGTTTTAGCTTTCTGGAGAGCATGCAGTAATCAGAAGCCACCAACAGAAAATCCAACCTCACTAAAAATAGAGCTTATGAGAGCTCTTGCTAAAAGGTAAAGTGAGATACATACAAACAACTCCAACGCTGACAAAGAGACTACACACTCCTACAACCTAACCTCAGTATAATCACATGAGGAGCTGAAATATGCATTCCTGATAAATGAACAAGAACAAAATGGTTGCATGGGCAACATCTATTTTAAAAGATAGTTGACAACATAGTGTCAGGAAACAGATGCCTGTTCAAGTGACAATTTTACAGAATGGGATGAACAAGATCACAGAGACTATGAGCTTCGTTTCAAAAGAAACGATTTGCGACTTGAtgagaaattataaaaacacataGATCCCAGAAAAGATACTAAGATTGCTTCAAAAACTCGAATTTCTCATTGAACCTCGTATACAGATATCACAAATCTCACCCACCATCCTCACCTTATCTAACCATATATCGTACAAATCACTCAAACAAGAAATATAGAGTATAACAACAACACTAACTATAACAGTGGGCATGAAAACTGGGTGTTCACCTCGAGGATGTTGTTGCAAATAGTGGAAACGACGGCTTTAGCAGCGTGAACATTCTCTCCAGCGATTATCGTAAGGTTTGTTATTATTGGCTTCGAGTTGAAAGTGAGCTCGGCCAATGCCGACTTGTACTGGTTCACAAGCTCGTAATGTGGATGAACCGGCTGTGGCTGGTAAGCCTCTCGGCTCGGATCACTGACAATATTACTCTCAGTTTCTCTGCCACTAACTCGAAATCTCGACGTCGCCGGTTGTGGTACTGTCACCGCCGCCGCAGCCGTACCAAGCGTTCTCTGAGACGAAAACTGCCGCACGTTGGAATTTACAGGTCGGATTGGTTCCTCGCTGAGCCTGGGTTTCTTCATCGGACCTGGATCTCTAGATCTATCAAACGGCCTACGCGAATTAtccatttttcaaaaactatacaacacaaaaaaatgcCTTTAAAATTAACCTAATCGGCAAAATCGATTGCAGTGTGACAACAAATCCTCGTTAGAGGGAACCAAAGCATTACAGCAATCACTAATCTTAAGTTACAATTTACAACTAAGATGCATAAGGCGAGACAGTCTGCGAGGAAGAcggagaagagaggaggaatGCTTCGGTTTCGGCAAANNNNNNNNNNNNNNNNNNNNNNNNNNNNNNNNNNNNNNNNNNNNNNNNNNNNNNNNNNNNNNNNNNNNNNNNNNNNNNNNNNNNNNNNNNNNNNNNNNNNNNNNNNNNNNNNNNNNNNNNNNNNNNNNNNNNNNNNNNNNNNNNNNNNNNNNNNNNNNNNNNNNNNNNNNNAAATGCCTTTAAAATTAACCTAATCGGCAAAATCGATTGCAGTGACAACAAATCCTCGTTAAAGAGAACCAGAACATTACAGCAATCAGTAATCCTAAGTTACAATCTACAACTGAGATGCATAACGCGAGTCTGCGAGGAAGAcggagaagagaggaggaatGCTTCGGATTCGGCAAAAAATGGCAGAGAGTTTGGACAATCTCCGATCAATTAGGGTTGCGAATTGGGGATTTTAAGGAGAGAGACGACGAGACCCAAAAAAAGTTCATAATATTAGGTCTATTTAATGGCCCAAATTTCACGTATAATAGAGGCCCATCCATCTGATTCAGACAAAGTTAACCGAGATCATCATATATCGAACCAAATCTTGAATTGAGTAAACCCAAAGCTAAACCGTCAACAACAATGCAAAAACGTAACAGAAACTAAATGAGATCATTCATATTTGAGACAAATCGTCAAATCAAGTTGGGGaaataagttataaaaaaactaGTCTGTCACTGTGTTTCTTGTGTGACTCATATATGACACAAACAAAGACGTACTAAAATGTGTGTTACCAACCACTAGAACTGTTAGCTCTATCTATGTTTCACATTTTACATTGGCTAATGTTGCAGAAGGAAAACCAAAACGTCTTGTCTTCTTATATTTCATTGATACTCTCAAAGGATACCGAAACAGAGGAACAAAGAAAACTAtctcttcttttattaattCAACTAATAATCAATGAAGATTGCGAACAATGATTGACACCAATCTATTCTAGTCACTATGATGAGTAGTGtacattaaataaaacaaaaatccaaaataactAAGAAGGCCATGAGATGATGTTGACGATTCCTTTGCATCAGCTAGTTCTGTACAGTTTGCTCTCTCTAACCATATAAgtcatattttatttgtttgcctACTTAGCACTCTCGTTAGCCCGTGACTTCATTTTGCTTACGGGGAAATGCAATCTGGCAATCAAAGGTTTTGGTCCTCTTGTTTTACGGTCAAATCCACGTACACATACATAACCTACAAGGTTTAAAAGATAAGTTAAAGTTTCGGAAAAACAGATATTGGTATAGCTTAAACAAAATGTTGTGACACTTGTACCTCTCCAGAAGCATTGTTGTATGTCTCTGTAGGTAAACCTGAAAAGAATAGCTCAACAATGGTTAGAACAACTTCCTTTTATACGAACAATAACATCACATTCCAATAACGAAAATCTTATTACCTTTGAATATCGTAGGTATAGAGGTTCCAAAATAGACAGTTCTTCGGTGCAAGTCCCATAACCACTCCCTTGGAACATCAATTGGGTCTAGGCTGGATGCATGATCCGCAAACACCTGTATATAGAATTCATCAGAATGATTcaatgcaaataattaaatcaacGAGTTCGATATATTGGAGTTCAAGACTCACCTCATTAACTTGAAAATAGGTCCCATTCAGAGGGAAACTACCTCTCATTGCGGTTCTACATGGAATCTGTAAGAATTTACAACGTATTATATGTTGTAGAAACATAAGAGTAGTTAGTAGCAAAGGAGTTTGATGCAATTACTTACCAAGATTGTTCCTCTTACAGTCTGAGATCTTGCCTCCTTGATGTTGTTGCATGAGAAACAAGTCTCCTCATCACAAAGCTTGCCATTTGCTTGGGATATACACTTACTTACAGCTGGTTGAATGGAATCAGCCGTCTCACCTGTTTAAAACCATAACAGTTTAGAAACTTTTTATCGATTTGTATTCATGATTAAAAGATTTGCAGATCACTAAATAATTGCTACATCACCTGGCGTCCAAATAGCAAGCAAATACGAACAAGGGTCATCAGGTTCTCTCTTCTCCAACTGTCACAAACACAAACAGCTTGTCAGATTTTAGATATTGTTAGACTATAGCATGTGTCCTTGTCTAGTTTTTTACATACCTCCACTAGAAGAGGATGTGAGTCTGGAAGTTCATAACTGCACGatacaggaaaagaaaacagaaccaaGTTATAAAGAAGTCAAGATATAGTTTGTCTGCTTCCCTAACTTACGAGTAAATGCTTGGTTTGCCACTTAACAATTTACTGTATCAAAGCTTACTGTAACCGAATTTACTTTTGATTTCATTTCAACCTAAGACACGATGAATAACAGAGAAAAATGGATACGTACACTTGATGTTCCGTTCTTAACTGGCTGATATTCTTGAGCTTTGGCATTGGAAGAGAAGCAGCTTCAGCAGTAAGTGCAACTAAAGCGGTGGACATGTTTCCGACTTGTAGTTCCTTACTGTGTTCCATTATTTTCTTCAAGTTACTTATAAATGCATCCGTGTTTAGCCTAATTGTAGGAATTTCTTCCGGATCCTCAAAAAATGCATCTTCTATGTCAGCTATTGATACTTGTGCGCTTTCTGGCTCTGGTGATGCTGGCTCTTCGATTATTGGTTCAAAAAACTTGACCTTGTTTGCATGTTCTAAGTGTTTTACTACTTTTGAACCTTGCTCTCTATATAATGGTTCTGGCATGTAGAGAGGCGAAGGGTTTTTATCAGGTGTCCCCATATATTTCTCTGTACCGGGTAAAGCAAGCCTTGCGCTATAAAACAAGTGAAAGTTACTAAAACGTTTCTGTACCAATTCAAAGCTAGTTCAAGATACGGATCAATTCTCATTTACTGGGGTTATATTTGAATTATGGGTTTCCTCATAATGGTACTAAAGGTTTAAGAGAACATTTTGTAGTACCTTGCAAAAGCACTGGCAAAATGTCTGCATTCTCCTCTCATCGGACATGCATTGCAATTAGGTTTGCTCTTTGTGCAAAACACCTGAAACAATTATCAAGTAGATTAATAAAACCTCATCATGTTACCTGCTGTTTATTTCATACAGAGATATGTGTATATTGTTTCATACCTTTCCGAAGGTAATCATCTGGTAGTGAAACTCATACCTGAATGAGATAATGCGGCATTAATCTAATGAATGGGTCTACTAGAATCAGGTATGAAAATATTACAAGATAGTGCTAAACACGATGAGAGGTCTTACAATGTTTTCTGGTCGAGTTTGCAAAGACGTGGCCAAAGATACTTTTGAATAGATTCAAGAATAGGATACCTGAATATACCAAACCCAGATGGATAAGTAATAAATCACAATTTCCAAGTAGGACCATTTGTAAAGCCCTTACATTTCTAGAAGATGCAACTGAAGTGACTCTGGGAGTGGCTGAAGGGGTACCCATCCTAGTCTAACTGCTATGCGAGCAACATTCGTATCAACCTGTCAATGAGTTTTTCCTTAAGTTCATACATCATATAATTTACATCACATGGAAAACAATAAAGAATGATTCTGGCTTACTGGAAACGCAAGATGGTGCAGTGTCAGAAGCCGCACACACTCCACACTTTTTAGGCCCAATCCTCTAAAACTCAAAAGATATTTTCTGCATGATTGTATAGTATATGAGAAATACACAATGCAATATTAAATCATTGACGCTTAACTGCCTAAGTTGTAATTTTTCTATATGgcattaaataaagaaaaaacataaaatacttTTCTTCAAACTCACTTAGCTTTATCAGGTGGAATGTCTCTCAACCATTCCAGATCAATACTACCGTGTTCAATAACCAGTCGATTAAGGAAGCCCTGCATCATTTTCATGTTCACGGTCAACTACTTAAAAAGAAGTAAGCATATATAATTCATCCCcatttcttgattcttttcatttttagcCACATGTAAAGATAAAACTGTACCTGTATACGTTCCGCAAGCATATGGTTCATCCCACGTTTCTTGATTGTTTCGGCAACTACACTAACCTCCGCTGTTCTTATCGCCTCCCAGTCCACTGAGTCCATTGTCCTTgttgatttttctctttttccttctctAACTTGTGCTTCTCTTCTTAAACTATCCCAATCAAACGCCTCCTTTTTCTGCTTTAAAACCTTTTTCCCTTTTGCATTTAAGGTAGCATCATCTATAGGATTGAGCTCTTTGCACGATGAGTCTTCAAGCGGTCTTGAGTCAGGACCTGGTGGCGTTTCCATGTCTTCTATGACATCAATACAACTTGTGCTTTCATTAAGATCTGGAATTTGGAAGCTACCTTTGTGTTTTTTCGAACAGTGTTCAGGCAGCTCAGGTTTCTGACAACTCAAAACATCCCCATCCTGTTGATAGCTACAATATGGTTCATAACTATCATCAGATTTTGTGGTCCCTTTCAGTGATTGTAAATCCTTAACTTCTGAGCTACAATCACCGAGAGACATATTTGGTGATACTAGGAAGCTTCCGTGATTGGACTCTTCTTGTGAGCCTTGTACGCCCAGTAGAAGCTTCAGATAGGAAGTACGATACTCTCCTTCTAAGCTGATCTCGGAGCTTGATACTGGTCTCTCTGTATTTTGAGGAGCATCAGAAACCATTGACCCTTGGCATGTAAGTGCAGAATCTTCAGATGGAAACAAGTTTAAGATAAAGCACTCCTGATCTGTCTTATCAACCTCTACACTTGAGCCTTTTCGATCTGATTCCACATATATCTTTGGATCCGTGGTTTTGCCAACTGATTCATGGCCTGAGCTGGCAATCTCACTGCTGCTTCTGGAGGTTTCATTGCTATGTACGTAATTCTTCTCCTCATCAGGCTctgtgttttttaaaataacagaACTCTGATTGTGATCGGCTGGGCTTGACATCGACTCCTCTGAGTCCAAGTAAGTTATTTGAATAGAAGGCGTCGAGCTTGTTCCAACGTCAAAGTTACTGCTGGGGACTGAACTTACAGGAAACTCTGAAGCAAGTGACATGAAAGCAGAActagaaggaaaataaaaaattagctAAGTTAGTTTTGTGACTTGTAGCTGTCTTTGATTTAgtttcaacatataattatgtTAGAGCTTATTATACCTTGAAAGATGGTCGGAAACGTTTTGCGTGAGAAACACTCCAACAACAGAATCAACAACGGATCCCTTCCAAGGTGTAAAACGGCGATCCCCTGTTAGATAAACGAAGACCATAACAAGAAGTTATATCTGAGACATACAAATTAGACCAAATACTAACCAAAACTCGCATAAGGACAAGTGTGGTGTATAACCTTGTACAAGATGCATCCGTGCTATAAATGAGTCAGCTCGTCCTCGAAACACATTACGTTCTTCCTCCCACCATTTCGCCTTCTTCTCATCTGATCCGTCAATACCCTCGCTATTAATATTTTCCAATAGCAGTCTCCACACTTTTTCTGTCTCATCGTCTAGGTCAACCTTTGGTCGTGGGCGCCGTTTCTTAACAGGAGTAACAGGCACAATTGCTCCAGCGCCACCGCCATAAGGGACAAGCTGGTTTTCTTGGCTTTTCACTGAGTAAGGAACGATAGTAGTTTCACAACTCTCCCTGTTGATATCTAATATACGTAATTGTTCACTAATTGCTTCGACATGGTTAGGTTGTTTCCAAAGTTCATCTTGGGAAAGACCTGGAGGAACCaaacatcatcaccatcaacaaATAGTCTGCGATagattcaagaaaacaaagaaatgtagTTGTGTATCTATTCATTACCAGAAAATGAAGCTGGAAACAGGCAGTGATTTGGAAGAAGAGTTTTCTGGTTGGTTTGTGATTTCTTAGACTTAGTGACTCGCTTCTTTTTGCTCCCGGTCGTCTTTATCGGTGTATCTATCTTATCGGGGAGAACATTAAACTCAAACTGTTGCCTTCCTTGGCAGATACCTTCCCGTTTTTCTTCAGTGGTCAGAACTGTATCAGCACTGGGCTGAGATGTGAAACCGTAGCAGTTATAGTCAAAGGCAGAAACATCCTTACGTTGTTGCCCAGAGAATGATGTGCTGCAAATGGGTTCAGATCTGATCCCTTCCTGTTGCAAGTTTGGGAAATACAACCAATGCATTTTCTGATAGTCACATACCTCATCATACTGAATCCCTGATAAATTTAAGTCACCACAAGTTGGTTCTTTTGCTTGTCTTTGCTTTGCAGCTTGTGAGATAGAAAGATCAACTCCTTCTTGATTACCAC
The sequence above is drawn from the Camelina sativa cultivar DH55 chromosome 4, Cs, whole genome shotgun sequence genome and encodes:
- the LOC104782069 gene encoding polyadenylation and cleavage factor homolog 4 isoform X1, giving the protein MDNSRRPFDRSRDPGPMKKPRLSEEPIRPVNSNVRQFSSQRTLGTAAAAVTVPQPATSRFRVSGRETESNIVSDPSREAYQPQPVHPHYELVNQYKSALAELTFNSKPIITNLTIIAGENVHAAKAVVSTICNNILEVPSDQKLPTLYLLDSIVKNIGRDYIKYFGARLPEVFVKAYRQVDPPMHSNMRHLFGTWKGVFHPQTLQIIEKELGFNAKSDGSAAVVSTARGDPQSQRPPHSIHVNPKYLERQRLQQSGRTKGMVTDVPEIEPNLTRDSDRLERVSSIASGGSWIGSAKVNTIRRPSEPLYEKDIESIAGEYDYASDLSHNSRSVIKKVGSRVTDDGCEKQWYGAMSRGPDLISDQRDGLHTKSRTSNYGMARLENLETSGPSRNIGVPYDSWKNSEEEEFMWDMHSRLSETDVATINPKNELHAPDESERLGSETHLIKRPRFSALDPRFDPVNSTNTYSNEQKDPSIFGHWTSSPQSLHDSEVFSSINATSTAARKGIQPQPRIVGSGILPSPDRQSPLHDSTSKQNVTKQDVRRAHSLPQRDPRASRFPAKSQNVPRDDSVRLPSLSSQFKNANMRELPDASQVGIFDSKSATENAPDLSIASEATGQSNMSDLLEAVMKSGILSINSTCGALKKSSQNEISPGVLAALSAASKPKTLPIPVAGDNLLARLKVEQSSAPLVSCAASLTDITSVQTSEENSKAKENSKAADPLSCLLSSLVSKGLISASKKELPSPPSITQDYSPDHSTNSSLSVSVVPSDAQPSVSVKKGPSTASKVKELVAPSETTKTEPKDLLGLKFRAYKIREVHPLVISSLFDDLPHLCTSCGIRLKEKEELDRHLELHEKKKLELSGTNSKCRVWFPKVDDWIAAKSGELEPEYEEILSEPESAIEDTPAVAADETQCACILCGEVFEDYFSQETAQWMFKGASYLTDSPANSEASGPIVHARCLTTSSLQSLGVGNAIKQEIVE
- the LOC104782069 gene encoding polyadenylation and cleavage factor homolog 4 isoform X2, producing the protein MDNSRRPFDRSRDPGPMKKPRLSEEPIRPVNSNVRQFSSQRTLGTAAAAVTVPQPATSRFRVSGRETESNIVSDPSREAYQPQPVHPHYELVNQYKSALAELTFNSKPIITNLTIIAGENVHAAKAVVSTICNNILEVPSDQKLPTLYLLDSIVKNIGRDYIKYFGARLPEVFVKAYRQVDPPMHSNMRHLFGTWKGVFHPQTLQIIEKELGFNAKSDGSAAVVSTARGDPQSQRPPHSIHVNPKYLERQRLQQSGRTKGMVTDVPEIEPNLTRDSDRLERVSSIASGGSWIGSAKVNTIRRPSEPLYEKDIESIAGEYDYASDLSHNSRSVIKKVGSRVTDDGCEKQWYGAMSRGPDLISDQRDGLHTKSRTSNYGMARLENLETSGPSRNIGVPYDSWKNSEEEEFMWDMHSRLSETDVATINPKNELHAPDESERLGSETHLIKRPRFSALDPRFDPVNSTNTYSNEQKDPSIFGHWTPSPQSLHDSEVFSSINATSTAARKGIQPQPRIVGSGILPSPDRQSPLHDSTSKQNVTKQDVRRAHSLPQRDPRASRFPAKSQNVPRDDSVRLPSLSSQFKNANMRELPDASQVGIFDSKSATENAPDLSIASEATGQSNMSDLLEAVMKSGILSINSTCGALKKSSQNEISPGVLAALSAASKPKTLPIPVAGDNLLARLKVEQSSAPLVSCAASLTDITSVQTSEENSKAKENSKAADPLSCLLSSLVSKGLISASKKELPSPPSITQDYSPDHSTNSSLSVSVVPSDAQPSVSVKKGPSTASKVKELVAPSETTKTEPKDLLGLKFRAYKIREVHPLVISSLFDDLPHLCTSCGIRLKEKEELDRHLELHEKKKLELSGTNSKCRVWFPKVDDWIAAKSGELEPEYEEILSEPESAIEDTPAVAADETQCACILCGEVFEDYFSQETAQWMFKGASYLTDSPANSEASGPIVHARCLTTSSLQSLGVGNAIKQEIVE